A segment of the Salvelinus namaycush isolate Seneca chromosome 3, SaNama_1.0, whole genome shotgun sequence genome:
AAAAACTGACGCCAGACTCCAATATTTTAGTAGCCTAGCTAGGACTGTGGCATGTCTGTACACTTTCCCTCTGCGCGCTGTAAACAGGACACACGAAAGCAGCACAATTGAAGTTGAATTCAGATGCAAGCGCAATAGGCTGTAATTTCATAaagtatactgaaccaaaatataaacacaattttttgttgttgttgctgagttaATTCATaacaggaaatcagtcaatttaaatatattcattaggccaTCATTTATGAATTTTaacataccttttttttttaaatgtaggacCGTGGAtaagaaccagtcagtatctggtgtgaccaccatttattTACCTCATACAGCGTGACACATCTCATTCACATAGAgtggatcaggctgttgattgtggcctgtggaatgtcgTCCCACTCGTCTTCAATGGCTGTCCAAAGTTGCAGGATATTCAAATAAAAGaaaatatttgtcacatgcgctgaatacaacaggtgtagtagaccttacagtgaaatgcttactttgaGATATTgatgggaactggaacacgctgttgtacacattgatccagagcatcccaaaaagtatcaatgggtgacatgtctgagtatgcaggccatggaaaaacggggacattttcagcttccaggaattgtacagatccttgcgacatggagccGTGTATTACCATGCTGAAACGTGATAGCGGTGGATGTCTAAGCATTGGTGGTTCAGTGGTAGAATTCTCGCCTGCCACGCGGGAGGCCCGGGTTCGATTCCTGGCCAATGCATGTCCCATtttttcccacggggggaccaggatgaatatgtatgaactttccaatttgtaagtcgctctggataagagcgtctgctaaatgtctaaaatgtaaaatgtaaaaaaacgacaatgggcctcaggatctcatcatggtatctctgtgcattcaggttgccattgataaaatgctattgtgttcattgtctgtagcttatgcctgcccataccatagccCCACCACCATTATGGGGCACTCGgttcagcaaactgctcgcccacacgacaccatatgtgtggtctgcggttgtgaggccagttggacgtactgccaaattctcaaaaatgacTTTGGGTGTGGTTTATGGTAGAAAAAtttacattaaattctctggcaacagctctggttgacattTCTGGGTGTAGTGACATTGGCATGCAATTGGGTTGTCTACATTTTGGTGCATTAACCTCTCACTGACATCACCAACAACTGCACACGTTTGTTGACAGTAATTTTAGTGTGAGCTTTTGCCATTGACATCTGTGTTTAGCAGTGATGACAGAAGAGTTTGGACCAAAGGGCCCTTTGGAATGTAGCCTTCATTTTGGCATTGCAAGTTTTACTGTTTGTTGTGGCAGTTAAGCATGTAGGGTAAACAATTTGAGCCCCATGCACACAGGGAAGGATCTGTTATCAATAACATCTTCACTTTTTTTCAGAGCATGTGTGTCCTTCGGACCACGTAATCGTTCAGTAGGCGCGGCAGCCAAAGGCCAGGTAAGCTTAAACCTTATAGCTAATACAATTCTTTTGTTAAAATAAAGTAGAATGTTAtttgatctttttttttttttttttttttttgaaaggtTGTAACAAATTGTAAGAACACTGTTCAAGGGTTCAAGCGATTCCATGGTAGGGCATTCTCAGACCCCTACGTCCAGTCATCAAAATCTAGCCTGGTTTATGACCTGGCCCAGTTGCCTTCTGGGTCGACCGGGATCAAGGTAAATGATCAAAAGTGAAGTATACTTTCTGATTTAGCACTTGATCCATCATGGTGGTAGAGGCTGAACGGTTGAGATATTCAATATTCAAGACGTTTGTACTTCATTACTATACTTTTTACTAGGTGATGTACATGGAGGAGGAGAAAGTCTTCAGCATTGAACAAGTCACTGCCATGCTGCTGACCAAACTGAAGGAGACTGCTGAGACCGCAATGAAGAAACCTGTGGCTGATTGTGTCATCTCTGTAAGCAGTTTTACATCTACTTAGACAAGGCCCAGAGATGTAAAGATACAGAGCAGTATTTTTTGGTTAACAAAATGTCATCCCTACAGCGACGCCTATGCCCTATTGTAACTCCATATCTTTTCTAAAGAGTAAATGTTTTATCACACAGTATAAACAGTCATGGATGATGTTTTTGAGAAGGGTCATAATTTGTCCTAAATGTGCTCCAGGTCCCCAGCTTCTACACTGACGCAGAGAGGAGGTCCGTTATAGATGCTGCTCAGATTGCAGGACTCAACTGCCTACGACTTATGAATGAGACCACTGCAGGTAATGCCATTACCATGCCAACACTGAGCAATGTTAACTCATGTAATCTTGGTCTGAACACATTTTTCTGTCTCTTTGATTCTTCCAGTTACACTGGCATATGGGATCTATAAACAAGATCTCCCTGCCCCTGAGGAAAAGCCAAGAAATGTGGTGTTTGTAGATTTGGGCCATTCTGGTTATCAGGTCTCTATCTGTGCCTTCAACAAAGGAAAGCTCAAAGTATGTTGTTTATATGTACAAAGATGTGTAAAACTTTTTTTTCGTAGAATAAGGCAAGGAATTAATGTTCTTTCTCTTTCAGATGCTAGCTTCTGCGTCTGACGCAGCATTGGGTGGCAAAGACTTTGACGAGGTGTTGGTGAACCATTTCTGTGAGGAGTTTGGCAAGAAGTACAAGCTGGATGTGAAAACCAAGCCCAGAGCCCTGGTTCGTCTCTACCAGGAGTGTGAGAAGCTCAAGAAGCTGATGAGCGCCAATTCCTCTGATCTGCCACTCAACATCGAGTGCTTCATGAATGACATTGACGTAACTGGAAAACTTAACAGGTTGGTGAAGCAAAAAAACAAGTCCTCTCACCCATCACAGTACCTCTATATTACATTTAGGTCCATCCGCAGTGGAAAAGCCATGTGTCAGGAAGTGTTTTCATTCGGTGCCTGTGTATCATCATGATGCAAGCAGCTGCATGTGTGTACGGTATCTATTAATATCCCATGACCACTGTTGTTCCAGAGGCCACTTTGAGGAGATGTGTGCAGGGCTTCTGGCCAAAGTGGAGGCTCCGCTGCGCAGCGTCATGGAACAAGCCAGTGagtaacagtagtagtactaATAGTAGCAGGAGTATTCCTCAGCACAGCCTGTTCATGTTCTTGCTAACACCTGGGTGGGCTGTTTAATTTGACTGGTGGTGTGTTCCATGCATTGTTCAGAGCTGAAGAAGGAAGACCTCTACGCTGTGGAAATCGTGGGCGGTGCCTCCAGGATCCCAGCCGTCAAAGAAAGAGTTTGCAAATTCTTTGGAAAAGAACTGAGCATGACTTTAAATGCAGACGAGGCTGTTGCAAGAGGATGTGCACTGCAGGTATCATGTCATGATTCACTGTCCCCAATGACCTTTTCAGCAAATGGGCATGCTGTTTTTAGCCTCTCATGGAACTGGTTGTTATCACTGTAGTTGTCAACCTGATTAGCACAAACTATTTGCAGTAAATAACCTTACTGTTGACATGCCATGAACTACTGTATACAGTTGTTAACCAGTTAGTAATGTAACCCCCCTGAAATGTGTTATAATGCATGTGATTGATCTCCCCAGTGTGCTATCCTGTCCCCTGCCTTCAAAGTCAGAGAGTTTTCCATCACTGATGTTGTGCCCTATCCCATCTCCTTGAAGTggaactctgctgcagaggagggGTTAAGGTGTGAACTCTCTTCTTTACATTTGACATAGGCTTATTTGACACTGAACTCAGATCAGCAGTGACTCACATAATCTTCTTGTCTCCTCCAATGTCAGTGATTGCGAGGTATTCCCAAAGAACCATGCAGCACCCTTCTCCAAAGTGTTGACGTTCTACCGGAGAGAGCCCTTCTCCTTGGAGGCCTACTACAACAACCCTAAAGAGCTGCCGTACCCGGACCCCACAATAGGTACCCAAACAAACAGGCCTGAAACTCTAGACCCGTCTAATAAGCAATAGGCTTGCACATATTCAGTTAATTATTTACTTTGAATGGTTGTCTCTAAGGCCATGTTAATCAGTGTCTAATAATCCACTTGTGAACTCCTTAGGTCAGTTCATGGTCCAGAAAGTGGTTCCCCAGGCGAATGGTGAAAGCTCAAAGGTTAAGGTGAAAGTTAGGGTGAATGTCCACGGTGTCTTCAGCGTGTCCAGTGCTTCTCTAGTGGAGGTCCTGAAACCTACTGAGGGAGAGGAGCCCATGGAGACAGACCTTGCGGGGAAGGAAGACGAGGTTT
Coding sequences within it:
- the LOC120032162 gene encoding heat shock 70 kDa protein 4-like isoform X1, with protein sequence MSVVGIDVGFQSCYVAVARAGGIETVANEYSDRSTPACVSFGPRNRSVGAAAKGQVVTNCKNTVQGFKRFHGRAFSDPYVQSSKSSLVYDLAQLPSGSTGIKVMYMEEEKVFSIEQVTAMLLTKLKETAETAMKKPVADCVISVPSFYTDAERRSVIDAAQIAGLNCLRLMNETTAVTLAYGIYKQDLPAPEEKPRNVVFVDLGHSGYQVSICAFNKGKLKMLASASDAALGGKDFDEVLVNHFCEEFGKKYKLDVKTKPRALVRLYQECEKLKKLMSANSSDLPLNIECFMNDIDVTGKLNRGHFEEMCAGLLAKVEAPLRSVMEQAKLKKEDLYAVEIVGGASRIPAVKERVCKFFGKELSMTLNADEAVARGCALQCAILSPAFKVREFSITDVVPYPISLKWNSAAEEGLSDCEVFPKNHAAPFSKVLTFYRREPFSLEAYYNNPKELPYPDPTIGQFMVQKVVPQANGESSKVKVKVRVNVHGVFSVSSASLVEVLKPTEGEEPMETDLAGKEDESKMQTDQDDQKAQGDGQKDNADKKSETEEMETSEDGKEKNQASSAKKPKVKTKTVELPIENSLRWQLTNDTVNLFVENEGKMIMQDKLEKERNDAKNNVEEYVYDMRDKLHGLLEKFVSESDRDTFSLRLEDTENWLYEDGEDQQKQVYIDKLAELKKLGQPIRERYNEAEERPKAFDELGKHIQQFMKIVEAYKTKEEQYEHLDELEMLKVDKQVNDAMIWMNSKMNAQSKHNLTQEPAVKVREIQAKTKELDSACNPIVLKSKPKVEVPKDEKAEQNGPVNGQEGTEAQPGSPEKGAAGGTAAPESAEGNKLPEMDID